DNA sequence from the Coffea eugenioides isolate CCC68of chromosome 9, Ceug_1.0, whole genome shotgun sequence genome:
CCACCCCGGATTCGAAAATTGCACACGCCTAATCTATCTAACCTCACCAGGCCCCTGGGGCGGGTAGGCAAGCCATTAAGAGAGTGAAAAACCAGCCGTGGAGTTACAGGTGTCGCCAAAGAGGCCAATGAGTCGGCCACCATATTTCCTTCTGTATCACCGCGCGAATAGTTGACGAGCCCGCCACCTTAGATATTAGAATTGTCCACAGCACCTTGGAATCCACCTCCACCATGATCCTCGACACCCCCTTCCATACATAGAGCTCCAAACCAATACACAACGCCCTTGCCTCAGCCTGAAGCGCGGACGGTCCTCCATAAAACTCCGCGAACGCTAGTAGAACAGCTCCAGAGGAATCCCGAAGGACACCACCCCTACCTCTTAGACGCGTGCCTCCCTTTGCAGAACCGTCCGTGTTTAGTTTAGTAAGCCCCTCTCCCGGGGGGGCCCAGACAACTGGCAAGACCACTGACTTCCCAGGGATTGCGTGCAACCAATCTACCACTCCATGCCACGGGGTTCCTAGCGGAAGACAAACATTCGCTTTGGCCCTCAACATCAACACCAACTCCACGGTTATCTGAAAAGTAAGATGCCGCCAATCCAGTGCCACGCCGTCGAACCGGGCTTTATTACGGGCCCGCCATATAAACTAGAAAATCACTGAGGGAGCAACCTGTAATAACCACCTTAATGCTGGATTAGGCACCCTTAAAGCTCCCCATGCAAAAAACCTACCCCGCACAGCTGAATGTGGTCGGAAAATGCCAAGCGACTTCTCGAAGAAGCCCCAAACCGAGTTTGCTATCTCACTACTCCCAAACAGGTGGCGGAGAGATTTCTCATCCGGCGATGAACAGCAGACACACTTAGACGGGCCTGCAACCCTAAACCGGCGGAGATACGTATCTACTGGAAGCTTATGACCCAACATCCTCcacataaaaaatgaaatttttaatggTAGCCCCGGTCTCCAAAGAGCAGCATACAGCCAGGATTTGTGGGGGAGGCCATCAATTACTAGAATAATCGAACTGAGCTCAAATTCACCTGAAGACGATAGGTCCCAAAAAGGAGAATCCGGATCCTTCCCCGTCACCAACAATGTGTCTCTAGTAGCCTCCAAAATTTCCTGGCAACCTAACTGCTCGATACCAAGTGAATCCCATCGCCCCTTTACCCAGAACCCCCGTACCACCGCCATAGTAGCAAGCTCAGGAAACTTCCATGCCAGAGGTCCCCGTCTAGCCCAGTTATCCAACCAAAAAGAGCAGCTGCCATTGGAAAGCTCCCACACCAGGTGTTCCTCAACCCTACCACAGGCCGCCAGCAGTCTTTTCCACGAATGCGAGGCAGAAGGCCCCAGTGTCACCTGGTTTGGATGCAAGGCACCACAGTAACGTGCATGAAGGAAGTTTGCCCAGAGTGTTCCCTTCCTCCGAAACCTGTACCAGAACTTAAACGCAAAAGCCTCCGTTAACGAAGAGAGTGAGCGAAACCCCAGCCCTCCCGCCTCTGTGGGATGACACAACTTATCCCATGCTACCCAATGATACCGACGACCCATGAATGATTCCCCCCACAGAAAGTCAGcaaaaattttctcaagttGGCTCTTGCTAGtgcctagtgaaattgatgttacTTGCTATACGCTTGTCGAAAAACTATAAAATTTGTACCATCCTAAACTATACTCAGGGTACTATTTTTTCCAAATGCATCATTTGGTGATTTTAACTACGAGTCAGTTTAAATTCACTTGTAAGTCAAGACATCTATAGATTCGTGTTCTACTTCTCTTTTACCCTTCAAAGAATACAATATTGTTCTCAAGATGGACCTTCAGACCATCTTTGCCAACACTCGGCATGTTTACCCTTAACAAACAACCACCCTTCACTGGACTATGCATTACAGGCATCAGTGGCCCTCCAATTTGAAATGGTTGGGGAGCCAACCTCTGTGTTGGTTTTTGTTTCAAAATAGAGTCCAATAATTGATAGGTACTGCATAcctaaaaataaataagtggAACTCAACTATCGAAGGGTTAAATAGATTAACTATACCTATTCTTAATTTAGGGCCAATTTTGAAGTTTAATCGTCTTAATTCAACATAATAGAGCAATTAAAAGTCCAAAAAGGGGAACCATTGTTGATACAATTCATAAATGGCTTCAAAGATAGCTAAAATATCTTATGTAATcacacaaaaaaagaaaaaaatcaagattGGCAGGAGTATTCAGTGAAAAAACCTTCAATGAATGAACAATTACATAGTTTAATAAGCAATTACATACCTTCAATGAACGAACAAAGAGAGCGATGGCAGCAGCAATGCAATTCAACcgaaaaaaaaactcaaaagaaaGGCTTGATTGAGAGATGTAAAGAGTTGGAGAGGGGTTTTGATGAGAGAGAGCTGCAAGACTCTaatgtgagagagagagagagagagagagaggggttTTGGTGAGAAGAAGGAGGAGTTCTGATCGATGAGATAGTGGAGACAGATGTTCCATAATTTCAAGAATGGGAAAAGTTTTAGACGCCTGAAAATTGCGCCAAAAAAGGAACGACGTcgcttttttattattttttcttttttcggaTCCTTTGAGATATCTCACATAGACTCAACTATCATAATAGGAATTCTAAAGGGATACactatttttaaataaaataaaataaaaaatagttgGAGTATATATTGTTGGGTTGATACTAAATGTCATGATAGAAGTGTTATAAGGACATATGTAAGCGTCTCTATAGGTATGCCAAGAAAGTCTTTTTTATTGTAGTGTATGTTGCCTCGTAAGATTGATATTTATTTGATAATTGTTGGAGTTACTGAAACTAATTGGACAAACTGTTGCAAAAGAGTGTAGTTTTCAAATTCATGTTGCGGCAAAACTAAGGTGGCAACTAAATTGATAGAAGTGGACATGGCATTGACTATGTAATTCTTCTATGGATTAAGGTTTCTTATCCCATGCACTGGAAAGTTGACGTTTTAAGGGGACCAAAAAAGGAATAGTGAGAGGTCCGCTTAGCATTGGGGCCATGAGCCTAACACTTCGGCCTTTAGAAACATTCCCATTCGGTTTCATCTGGCTAAATATCCACAATGTAGATGGGGTCAGATTCGAAGTAGCGAAGCTGTGTCGGTGAATAGAATATGAAATAAACGAAAAACAAATTACGGAATAGCAATATATTCAAAGATTTATAATTGTGCCTAAAATAAGTACAGTAGGAAAAAGGTAAAATAgcaaagagttttttttttttttggttttttttccccttatcaAATCTAGCATAAAGAATGACCCTAAAATAAGTACAGTAGGAAAAAGGTAAAATAgcaaagagtttttttttttttggttttttttcccttatcaAGATCTAGCATAAAGAATGACTTCTAATACGTCGTCGTTGATAGCACATATAGTAACTCATCATTCtctttcatatttaaaaatagattaattttttatacattAACAATATATACAATTTTAGGCTTGAATACATACTATTGGTgtaaatttggaattttaaatttaaattaatagTAATTATCATGCATCAAAATCTAATAATATATACAGTATCAGTGCATATAAAATTAATCCTTAAACCATTATACAATTTGGCGAATGAAAGTTGGGGAAGGAGGGGGAGGGGAGATGGGACATCATATCAACAGCGTACATAAGTTTCAAAGAGAAAATCATAAAGGGACTAAAAGCCTAAAAGTCTTCGATTTGGGTCCTCATTGCGTCAACGAATGATTTCCCATCTAGTTCACGGGAAAATAACGCTTTTAAATAGTCAATCATACTAATTCTTCTGAAAATTGCTGGATTTTCAGGGGTGATAAGACTTGGCGCTGGACCCATATCACCGTCCAGTTTTGGGACAAGAAACGTTGCAATGGAAAGCCTTTCGTTGTGCAAATTCACAGTTGCCCGATGCTCAACGCTCTTGTAAATCCCATTTGTCACAATCTGCATCTCAGTTCAAAAACGTCACATTATTGCCAACTGTGTACCATGTAGCATACGTTCTTATAAAAGTTTAATTAGGCTCGATAATAGAATACGGTTAACAGGGTAATCTTGTGAGTCCACCTATAACTACTGTTATGCCCCAAAAAATTGGAGATAGAATTCAGAAGCTATACCCTGATAAATCTAGGACATGATTTGTAAGTAACTCGTGTAATTAGCATTGAAAtcaagactaaaagtaaatttCTTTCTGCAAATCAAAACAAATTTGTTGGGAAAAAGAGTAAATACTTTTTCAAAGCGATGAAAGGAAAGTGGTTTGAATTTCACCACTCGTACATCATAGGTAAGCAATGATTTGGAGGGTGGGGTGTAAGGGCATGTACAATACTAATTTTTGACGTTATTATGCCCAAGTTTTACATTCTTGGGAAATATTACTCGAATAATGAAGTAATTAATCAATTAAGTTGGTTACTAATGTAAATAAAACTACTTTTTCAATATAAAGACCTTTTCATCCATATATTTTATGCTTTTTTTGACTttacaaatatacatatttcatTGAAGTACTTAATATTCTATCAATAAACAACATTCGTTTAACTCCAACAAAGTTGCCAAAGTTAGAAGTTTAGGTACAAATTTGTcaaaaagttaaattttgggaTGAAAACTACACTTTTACCTGGCCTCATGTTCTAGGCGGTGCAAGTTGATAATTAGTCTTACATCAACCTAGTGTAGGCATACTAATCATAATCGGAAAGATTATCTCTTGAATCCTATTAAAATATGGGAAAGACATTCTAATTTCCATATATGTTCATAATTGTAGAAACCAATTTGAAAATATCTCATAAGGGAGGCCAAAAACTAGATAGATGTTGTAATTATATAAACAGAAAAGCAATTTGAAGAGATTGTTCATATTCACATTGCATCTTTGGAGAAAGGATTTTGAGCATGATTACCTCTAAAATGTCTCCGACATTGACTATGAATGCATTAGGAAGTGGTACAACAGGAACCCAACCTCCAGCCTTTTTGATTTGGAGGCCTTCCACTTCATTGACTTGAAGTAATATGGTAAGCCCAACGGCATCAGAGTGGGGGCAAAGGCCCATCACTTGCTCGGGTTGGGGACACGGAGGATAATAGTTCATCCTCATTGATTGCATCCCTTCTTGAAAAAGCGTTGTCACATCTTCAAGCTTCATTCTTAATGCTTTTGTCATTTGCTCAAGGACCTTGATGGCAAGGATTTTCAATTCCCTTGAGTACTGATCTAGAGCTTCTCTACAAtgttaaaaaaatgtaaataaaaaGTAAAGATTATCCAATATATAATAACAATGCACAATGCTTTAGATGTTAACTAATCTTTGATGCATGCAAGGATGGATGTTTTATCATCATCTCAGGGTGACATGGCTTATTAATTTTCCTCATAAAGACAATTAAGAAGGTAAGATTTtagaaagggataatttcataaacctcctctaagatttttaacaatttcactgagTTCCCTTAAGGTATAAAAATTACACCCACCTCCCCTAATTTGACACTTTTGGTAACCAAACCTTAGACTTGGTTAAAATTTTTAATGACTATCCTAAAATATCCTCAACTTAAAACGTTTGAATTACTTTTCAGAACAATCGTAATATACTTAACACATATACAAAAAGAGTGTGAAGTTTTTAACACCATATTTATTATTTGATAAGCAAAGATGACAATAGTTCTATCACTATGATAAACTACTTTTAATGGTGATTTACCAGGGtatgtatttttttaatttgaaaaagaaaatgccaTCATAATTCTTTTAAAGTTTGTAGAATTTTGGATTGGTGGAACTATCATAGCATGGTGGCAATTTTGGGCTTTTTTTTGAGTTAATGTTGCTTTtggtaccaaaaaaaaaaaaacagcacgTAAAATTTAGATCACATTCAATGTCATAAAAATGTCACTAGTACAATATTTATGGTG
Encoded proteins:
- the LOC113782790 gene encoding protein SRG1-like, whose protein sequence is MIKLGGSLKVPYVQELAKEKFASVAPRYIRPDPTKLHGVSTEEIPVIDMQRLLSDESVNPELEKLHFACKEWGFFQLINHGVSSSLVDKLKLEMQKFFNLRIEEKMRFAQEPGDVEGYGQAFVVSEEQKLDWGDMFYMVALPIHLRKPHLLPKLPLPFREALDQYSRELKILAIKVLEQMTKALRMKLEDVTTLFQEGMQSMRMNYYPPCPQPEQVMGLCPHSDAVGLTILLQVNEVEGLQIKKAGGWVPVVPLPNAFIVNVGDILEIVTNGIYKSVEHRATVNLHNERLSIATFLVPKLDGDMGPAPSLITPENPAIFRRISMIDYLKALFSRELDGKSFVDAMRTQIEDF